The following are from one region of the Elgaria multicarinata webbii isolate HBS135686 ecotype San Diego chromosome 13, rElgMul1.1.pri, whole genome shotgun sequence genome:
- the LYPD3 gene encoding ly6/PLAUR domain-containing protein 3: MGTHLQLRPWIFVLALLFFMKGSLTLECYSCLDLGDGGCSQEKTKKVVCPASSHVCVETVAAVGWSHGDFSVGEKGCGMGRWGTNDKAVDVHGILAFSQLRQCNSSLCNSKLDIKSLELQPIGNESARVPNGVECYSCTGKECLIDNSAIVKCYDSFQGCFHGNVTMKAGNFSLTRPIKGCVKDEECTKMTRGSPAITLTGSCCSGSLCNVDLSNKTHFSAKIPRLAILPNSTAASTTSTATTAKVPGSGAAPSVAHKPTRSITMSPPKPDYPGHNHDHDHDHDEISSVRDEKLFNAVRVEERKNQQAQLPYGPKGASAGLGGSALLVLMLAGLLL; encoded by the exons ATGGGCACCCACCTTCAGCTCCGGCCCTGGATATTTGTCCTGGCTCTGTTGTTCTTCATGAAAG GTTCTCTGACCCTGGAGTGCTATAGCTGCTTAGACCTGGGCGATGGTGGCTGCAGTCAAGAGAAGACAAAGAAAGTGGTGTGCCCAGCGTCCTCCCACGTGTGTGTGGAAACTGTGGCTGCTGTCGGATGGA GTCATGGGGACTTCTCGGTTGGTGAAAAGGGCTGTGGCATGGGCAGGTGGGGCACCAACGACAAAGCAGTAGACGTACACGGCATCCTTGCTTTCTCCCAGTTGCgccagtgcaacagcagcctctgcAACTCCAAACTGGACATCAAAAGCCTGGAGCTGCAACCCATTG GCAACGAGAGTGCAAGGGTTCCAAATGGCGTGGAATGCTACAGCTGCACCGGCAAAGAATGTTTGATCGACAACTCTGCCATAGTCAAGTGCTACGACTCCTTCCAGGGATGCTTCCATGGCAATGTTACAATGAAAGCAG GCAACTTCTCACTGACCAGGCCTATCAAAGGCTGTGTCAAGGATGAGGAGTGCACTAAGATGACGAGAGGAAGTCCAGCCATCACCCTTACGGGTTCCTGTTGCTCTGGAAGCCTCTGCAACGTTGACCTCTCGAACAAAACACACTTCTCTGCCAAGATTCCTCGGCTCGCGATTCTGCCTAACAGTACTGCAGCCTCCACTAcctccactgccaccactgcAAAGGTTCCTGGCAGTGGGGCAGCCCCTTCTGTTGCCCACAAGCCAACTCGTTCCATTACTATGAGTCCACCGAAGCCTGATTACCCCGGCCACAACCACGACCATGACCACGATCATGACGAAATCAGCTCTGTGAGAGATGAAAAGCTGTTCAACGCTGTGCGAGTTGAAGAGCGAAAAAACCAACAAGCTCAGTTGCCCTATGGCCCAAAAGGGGCCTCAGCAGGCCTAGGTGGGTCAGCCCTGCTGGTCTTGATGCTGGCTGGGTTGCTCCTGTGA